One genomic window of Syngnathoides biaculeatus isolate LvHL_M chromosome 13, ASM1980259v1, whole genome shotgun sequence includes the following:
- the LOC133511390 gene encoding artemin-like isoform X2 codes for MTVCVTDETRGWTQMHDSGGNRCRNRRKERPEATSVMSAKVLLWVLLFLLPLVDGAGIKAGVAGGQVDSGHMTGLLGGREKRQLHVMPPEVTEDEGPEGGNDPYSPWHPLYDPLVINEADDHPSTRWGGRTSRSSDPSEPQPKGLTKRKRKRKRKEKDEAEDSGKGDGKGRGKNKRPKQSRRDCRIEKREMKVRDLGLGFDSDEIVLFKFCVGSCQSSRTNYDLALKALMQNDSLPRRTARKVSNHPCCRPDRYEPVSFMDAQTTWRTIQSLSAASCICMG; via the exons GTGGGAACCGATGTAGGAATCGGAGGAAGGAGAGACCGGAGGCGACCTCTGTGATGTCGGCAAAG GTGCTGCTATGGGTGCTCCTGTTTTTGCTGCCTCTGGTCGACGGAGCTGGCATTAAAGCCGGTGTTGCCGGTGGACAAGTGGACTCGGGTCACATGACGGGCCTGCTGGGAGGCCGGGAGAAGCGACAACTTCATGTGATGCCGCCAGAAGTGACGGAGGACGAGGGGCCGGAAGGCGGCAACGACCCGTACTCTCCGTGGCATCCTCTGTATG ACCCTTTGGTCATCAATGAAGCAGACGATCATCCAAGCACTCGCTGGGGGGGCCGCACGTCACGTTCCTCGGACCCCTCCGAGCCGCAACCGAAAGGCTTGACTaaaagaaagaggaagaggaagaggaaagaaaAGGACGAAGCCGAGGACTCGGGGAAGGGAGACGGAAAAGGCCGCGGTAAAAACAAGCGACCGAAGCAGAGTAGGCGGGACTGCCGCATAGAGAAGCGGGAGATGAAAGTCCGCGATCTGGGACTGGGCTTTGACTCGGACGAGATCGTCCTCTTCAAATTTTGCGTGGGCTCCTGCCAGTCTTCCAGGACTAACTACGACCTGGCGCTGAAAGCTCTGATGCAGAACGACTCGCTCCCGCGACGCACCGCCCGCAAGGTCAGCAACCACCCGTGTTGCCGGCCCGACCGCTACGAGCCCGTGTCCTTCATGGACGCTCAGACCACCTGGAGGACCATCCAGTCCTTATCTGCTGCCAGCTGCATTTGTATGGGCTGA
- the ptger4c gene encoding prostaglandin E receptor 4 (subtype EP4) c isoform X2: MMLNDSIALATNVSEPPHGNHSAFPTLRLESRSLVTSASMFAVGVLGNLIAIVVLCISKKEQKETTFYTLVCGMAITDLLGTCFTSPVVIATYVAGRWPGGALLCHFFSFSMLFFGSAGMSILCAMAVERYLAINHAYFYSQHIDRTMARFALLAVYLANMVLCVMPSFGFGQHVRHYPGTWCFLDWRATDPLGACYSFLYGGAMLLLIAVTVLCNLAVCRSLVGMNQRTGIVRTEACEQGGSRRRFPRLQSVSSAAEIQMFWLLVFMTIVFLVCSIPLVVRIFVNQIYGPAYISAGGKPDYRSDLLAIRFASFNPILDPWVYILCRKNLLLKGCGRLKRAVTRVKDTGGDDIGWVGGQDSPPSFKTNDTSYASIRRNDAERRSAGGDAQSFTNFAMRHAWDYDTAQVDFHPFSVEASAVPGGKDEAEADVKQQQQQQEDSAEASPGRSTSAQVRRGEMVTCMFSTPSSCQSLKCL; this comes from the exons ATGATGCTCAACGACAGCATAGCGTTGGCCACGAACGTTTCGGAGCCACCTCACGGCAACCACAGCGCCTTCCCCACGCTGAGGCTGGAATCGCGCTCGCTGGTTACCTCGGCCAGCATGTTCGCCGTGGGTGTCCTGGGGAACCTGATCGCGATTGTGGTGCTGTGCATCTCCAAGAAGGAGCAGAAGGAGACAACGTTCTACACGCTGGTGTGCGGCATGGCCATCACGGACCTGCTGGGGACGTGCTTCACCAGCCCGGTGGTGATCGCGACCTACGTGGCGGGTCGGTGGCCCGGCGGAGCTCTTCTGTGCcatttcttctctttctccATGCTCTTCTTCGGCTCCGCCGGCATGTCCATCCTGTGCGCCATGGCCGTGGAGAGATACTTGGCCATCAACCACGCCTACTTCTACTCCCAGCACATTGACAGGACCATGGCTCGCTTCGCCCTCCTCGCAGTCTACCTGGCCAACATGGTCCTGTGCGTCATGCCCAGTTTCGGCTTCGGCCAGCACGTCAGACACTATCCGGGAACTTGGTGTTTCCTGGACTGGAGGGCGACGGATCCCCTGGGCGCCTGCTACTCCTTCCTCTATGGCGGGGCGATGCTGCTGCTCATCGCCGTCACGGTGCTCTGCAACCTGGCCGTGTGCAGATCTCTGGTGGGGATGAACCAGAGGACCGGGATCGTGCGGACCGAGGCGTGCGAGCAGGGCGGCTCCAGGAGACGCTTCCCCCGACTGCAGTCGGTGTCCTCGGCGGCGGAGATCCAAATGTTCTGGCTGCTGGTTTTCATGACCATCGTTTTCCTGGTGTGCTCCATCCCTCTAGTG GTGAGAATCTTCGTGAACCAGATTTACGGCCCTGCTTATATTTCCGCCGGAGGGAAGCCCGACTACCGCAGCGACCTGTTGGCAATTCGCTTCGCCTCCTTCAACCCCATCTTGGACCCGTGGGTTTACATCTTGTGCCGGAAAAACCTACTCCTTAAGGGCTGCGGGAGGCTGAAGCGGGCGGTGACACGGGTGAAAGACACCGGTGGGGACGATATAGGCTGGGTCGGAGGTCAAGACTCGCCTCCGTCTTTCAAAACGAACGACACCAGCTACGCATCGATACgcaggaatgacgcggagcgGCGTTCGGCCGGCGGGGATGCGCAATCCTTCACCAACTTCGCCATGAGGCACGCATGGGACTACGACACAGCTCAGGTCGACTTCCACCCGTTCAGCGTGGAAGCGAGCGCGGTGCCCGGAGGCAAGGACGAAGCAGAGGCTGAcgtgaagcagcagcagcagcagcaggaagaTTCAGCGGAGGCCTCACCGGGACGCTCCACTTCTGCGCAAGTTAGGAGAGGAGAGATGGTCACGTGCATGTTCAGCACTCCGAGTTCCTGTCAATCACTTAAATGCCTCTAA
- the LOC133511390 gene encoding artemin-like isoform X3 produces MSAKVLLWVLLFLLPLVDGAGIKAGVAGGQVDSGHMTGLLGGREKRQLHVMPPEVTEDEGPEGGNDPYSPWHPLYDPLVINEADDHPSTRWGGRTSRSSDPSEPQPKGLTKRKRKRKRKEKDEAEDSGKGDGKGRGKNKRPKQSRRDCRIEKREMKVRDLGLGFDSDEIVLFKFCVGSCQSSRTNYDLALKALMQNDSLPRRTARKVSNHPCCRPDRYEPVSFMDAQTTWRTIQSLSAASCICMG; encoded by the exons ATGTCGGCAAAG GTGCTGCTATGGGTGCTCCTGTTTTTGCTGCCTCTGGTCGACGGAGCTGGCATTAAAGCCGGTGTTGCCGGTGGACAAGTGGACTCGGGTCACATGACGGGCCTGCTGGGAGGCCGGGAGAAGCGACAACTTCATGTGATGCCGCCAGAAGTGACGGAGGACGAGGGGCCGGAAGGCGGCAACGACCCGTACTCTCCGTGGCATCCTCTGTATG ACCCTTTGGTCATCAATGAAGCAGACGATCATCCAAGCACTCGCTGGGGGGGCCGCACGTCACGTTCCTCGGACCCCTCCGAGCCGCAACCGAAAGGCTTGACTaaaagaaagaggaagaggaagaggaaagaaaAGGACGAAGCCGAGGACTCGGGGAAGGGAGACGGAAAAGGCCGCGGTAAAAACAAGCGACCGAAGCAGAGTAGGCGGGACTGCCGCATAGAGAAGCGGGAGATGAAAGTCCGCGATCTGGGACTGGGCTTTGACTCGGACGAGATCGTCCTCTTCAAATTTTGCGTGGGCTCCTGCCAGTCTTCCAGGACTAACTACGACCTGGCGCTGAAAGCTCTGATGCAGAACGACTCGCTCCCGCGACGCACCGCCCGCAAGGTCAGCAACCACCCGTGTTGCCGGCCCGACCGCTACGAGCCCGTGTCCTTCATGGACGCTCAGACCACCTGGAGGACCATCCAGTCCTTATCTGCTGCCAGCTGCATTTGTATGGGCTGA
- the ptger4c gene encoding prostaglandin E receptor 4 (subtype EP4) c isoform X1: MMLNDSIALATNVSEPPHGNHSAFPTLRLESRSLVTSASMFAVGVLGNLIAIVVLCISKKEQKETTFYTLVCGMAITDLLGTCFTSPVVIATYVAGRWPGGALLCHFFSFSMLFFGSAGMSILCAMAVERYLAINHAYFYSQHIDRTMARFALLAVYLANMVLCVMPSFGFGQHVRHYPGTWCFLDWRATDPLGACYSFLYGGAMLLLIAVTVLCNLAVCRSLVGMNQRTGIVRTEACEQGGSRRRFPRLQSVSSAAEIQMFWLLVFMTIVFLVRIFVNQIYGPAYISAGGKPDYRSDLLAIRFASFNPILDPWVYILCRKNLLLKGCGRLKRAVTRVKDTGGDDIGWVGGQDSPPSFKTNDTSYASIRRNDAERRSAGGDAQSFTNFAMRHAWDYDTAQVDFHPFSVEASAVPGGKDEAEADVKQQQQQQEDSAEASPGRSTSAQVRRGEMVTCMFSTPSSCQSLKCL, from the exons ATGATGCTCAACGACAGCATAGCGTTGGCCACGAACGTTTCGGAGCCACCTCACGGCAACCACAGCGCCTTCCCCACGCTGAGGCTGGAATCGCGCTCGCTGGTTACCTCGGCCAGCATGTTCGCCGTGGGTGTCCTGGGGAACCTGATCGCGATTGTGGTGCTGTGCATCTCCAAGAAGGAGCAGAAGGAGACAACGTTCTACACGCTGGTGTGCGGCATGGCCATCACGGACCTGCTGGGGACGTGCTTCACCAGCCCGGTGGTGATCGCGACCTACGTGGCGGGTCGGTGGCCCGGCGGAGCTCTTCTGTGCcatttcttctctttctccATGCTCTTCTTCGGCTCCGCCGGCATGTCCATCCTGTGCGCCATGGCCGTGGAGAGATACTTGGCCATCAACCACGCCTACTTCTACTCCCAGCACATTGACAGGACCATGGCTCGCTTCGCCCTCCTCGCAGTCTACCTGGCCAACATGGTCCTGTGCGTCATGCCCAGTTTCGGCTTCGGCCAGCACGTCAGACACTATCCGGGAACTTGGTGTTTCCTGGACTGGAGGGCGACGGATCCCCTGGGCGCCTGCTACTCCTTCCTCTATGGCGGGGCGATGCTGCTGCTCATCGCCGTCACGGTGCTCTGCAACCTGGCCGTGTGCAGATCTCTGGTGGGGATGAACCAGAGGACCGGGATCGTGCGGACCGAGGCGTGCGAGCAGGGCGGCTCCAGGAGACGCTTCCCCCGACTGCAGTCGGTGTCCTCGGCGGCGGAGATCCAAATGTTCTGGCTGCTGGTTTTCATGACCATCGTTTTCCTG GTGAGAATCTTCGTGAACCAGATTTACGGCCCTGCTTATATTTCCGCCGGAGGGAAGCCCGACTACCGCAGCGACCTGTTGGCAATTCGCTTCGCCTCCTTCAACCCCATCTTGGACCCGTGGGTTTACATCTTGTGCCGGAAAAACCTACTCCTTAAGGGCTGCGGGAGGCTGAAGCGGGCGGTGACACGGGTGAAAGACACCGGTGGGGACGATATAGGCTGGGTCGGAGGTCAAGACTCGCCTCCGTCTTTCAAAACGAACGACACCAGCTACGCATCGATACgcaggaatgacgcggagcgGCGTTCGGCCGGCGGGGATGCGCAATCCTTCACCAACTTCGCCATGAGGCACGCATGGGACTACGACACAGCTCAGGTCGACTTCCACCCGTTCAGCGTGGAAGCGAGCGCGGTGCCCGGAGGCAAGGACGAAGCAGAGGCTGAcgtgaagcagcagcagcagcagcaggaagaTTCAGCGGAGGCCTCACCGGGACGCTCCACTTCTGCGCAAGTTAGGAGAGGAGAGATGGTCACGTGCATGTTCAGCACTCCGAGTTCCTGTCAATCACTTAAATGCCTCTAA